In a single window of the Biomphalaria glabrata chromosome 13, xgBioGlab47.1, whole genome shotgun sequence genome:
- the LOC106058825 gene encoding zinc finger protein 12-like, which yields MPFLKQHLIREGGDQPVASTEKSSFSVKSEVLSSDEEYADTVDKKPSDIGQANISLADNGELYIKVEEEDSLLPKVDDQPVASTEKSSFSVKSEVLCSYEEYADTIDKNPSDIGQSNMSLADAYKKSRFPLVTYEDHNDKADVVEFNLKVEDEDSLLLEGGDHPVASTEKSSFSSFKCTICSKTFQLQKYLNAHLETHTSEQTHQTEDFKCTICSKTFKLQRYLNAHLETHTSEQTHQTEDFKCTICSKTFQRQRYLKTHLKIHTSEQTHQTEDFKCTICSKTFKLQRYLNAHLETHTSEQTHQTEDFKCTICSKTFQRQRYLKTHLKIHSSKQKHPTEDFKCTICSKTFQFQRYLNVHLKTHSTEPTMKCDHCQRCFKTIYSLKKHLKKKNVHEETTFLCSICDKQFRSHRYLTNHLKKHGILKPHLIREGGDQPVASTEKSSFSVESEVLSSEEEYADTIDMNPSDMGQANMSLADAYKRSRFPLVTYEDHDDKADNEELYMNVEEEDSLLLDDPDNSASVSSFQILPIESSRDIKVEKEDSLLPDDPDNSASVSSFHILPLESSCDIKVEEEDSLLSDDPDNSASVSSFQILPLESSCVLNKLVYPVSRIRKAEKKKLTFDVSEVDPDLEYFKGFLSLVKELSSKRKQKLFASFAQELFRHLDEQEKEETDSTDI from the coding sequence ATGCCGTTTCTCAAGCAACACCTCATCAGGGAAGGTGGTGATCAGCCTGTGGCCTCTACAGAGAAGAGCTCCTTCAGCGTCAAGTCAGAGGTATTGAGCAGTGATGAGGAGTATGCAGACACAGTTGATAAAAAACCTTCGGACATAGGTCAAGCCAACATTAGTTTAGCAGATAATGGAGAACTGTACATAAAGGTTGAGGAGGAGGATTCACTCTTGCCGAAAGTTGATGATCAGCCTGTGGCCTCTACAGAGAAGAGCTCTTTTAGCGTCAAGTCAGAGGTATTGTGCAGTTATGAGGAGTATGCAGACACAATTGATAAGAATCCTTCGGACATAGGTCAATCCAACATGAGCTTAGCAGATGCCTATAAGAAGTCGAGGTTCCCATTAGTAACTTATGAGGACCACAATGACAAGGCTGATGTTGTGGAATTTAACTTGAAGGTCGAGGATGAGGATTCACTCTTGCTGGAAGGTGGTGACCATCCAGTGGCCTCTACAGAGAAGAGCTCCTTCAGCTCCTTTAAATGCACCATTTGTTCCAAAACCTTCCAACTCCAGAAATATCTCAATGCTCATTTAGAAACACACACCAGTGAACAAACGCATCAGACAGAGGACTTTAAATGCACCATTTGTTCCAAAACCTTCAAACTCCAGAGATATCTCAATGCTCATTTAGAAACACACACCAGTGAACAAACGCATCAGACAGAGGACTTTAAATGCACCATTTGTTCCAAAACCTTCCAACGCCAGAGATATCTCAAAACTCATTTAAAAATACACACCAGTGAACAAACGCATCAGACAGAGGACTTTAAATGCACCATTTGTTCCAAAACCTTCAAACTCCAGAGATATCTCAATGCTCATTTAGAAACACACACCAGTGAACAAACGCATCAGACAGAGGACTTTAAATGCACCATTTGTTCCAAAACCTTCCAACGCCAGAGATATCTCAAAACTCATTTAAAAATACACTCCAGTAAACAAAAGCATCCGACAGAGGACTTTAAATGCACCATTTGTTCCAAAACCTTCCAATTCCAGAGATATCTcaatgttcatttaaaaacacaCTCCACTGAACCAACAATGAAATGTGACCATTGCCAGCGATGCTTCAAAACAATTTACTCTCTCAAGaagcacttaaaaaaaaaaaatgtacatgaagAAACAACATTTCTTTGCAGCATTTGTGACAAACAGTTTCGCTCACACAGATATCTTACTAACCATTTGAAAAAACATGGTATTCTCAAGCCACACCTAATCCGGGAGGGTGGTGACCAGCCTGTGGCCTCCACAGAGAAAAGCTCCTTCAGCGTAGAGTCAGAGGTATTGAGCAGTGAGGAGGAGTACGCAGACACAATTGATATGAATCCTTCCGACATGGGTCAAGCCAACATGAGCTTAGCAGATGCCTATAAGAGGTCGAGGTTCCCATTAGTTACTTACGAGGACCACGATGACAAGGCTGATAATGAGGAACTTTACATGAATGTCGAGGAGGAGGATTCACTCTTGTTGGATGATCCTGACAACTCTGCGTCTGTCTCCTCATTTCAAATCCTGCCCATTGAATCATCACGTGACATAAAGGTCGAGAAGGAGGATTCACTCTTGCCAGATGATCCTGACAACTCTGCGTCTGTCTCCTCATTCCATATCCTGCCCCTCGAATCATCATGTGACATAAAGGTCGAGGAGGAGGATTCACTCTTGTCAGATGATCCTGACAACTCTGCGTCTGTCTCCTCATTCCAAATTCTGCCACTTGAATCATCATGTGTACTAAACAAATTAGTCTACCCTGTGTCTCGGATACgaaaggctgaaaaaaaaaagctaacctTTGACGTTAGTGAGGTAGATCCTGACCTAGAATATTTTAAAGGTTTCCTGTCGTTGGTCAAAGAACTGTCATCTAAAAGGAAACAAAAGCTTTTTGCCTCTTTTGCACAAGAGCTCTTCAGACATCTAGATGAGCAAGAGAAAGAGGAAACAGACTCCACAGATATATGA